The proteins below come from a single Gossypium raimondii isolate GPD5lz chromosome 2, ASM2569854v1, whole genome shotgun sequence genomic window:
- the LOC105788206 gene encoding RNA polymerase II transcriptional coactivator KELP codes for MDSETREKIKKTVRELLEEADMNEMTEYKIRQLASKRLELDLSESKYKAYVRHVVNAFLEEQKAKEEEEEEAAGDDNNNNNNEFDDDGDLIICRLSDKRRVTLQDFRGKTLISIREYYKKDGKELPSSKGISLTEEQWSTLRKNIPNIEKAVRKMESHTM; via the exons ATGGACTCAGAAACGAGAGAGAAGATAAAGAAAACGGTGAGGGAACTCTTGGAAGAAGCCGACATGAACGAAATGACAGAGTACAAGATTCGACAATTGGCTTCCAAGAGACTGGAACTCGACCTCTCCGAATCCAAGTACAAGGCTTATGTCAGACATGTCGTCAATGCTTTCCTCGAAGAACAAAAggccaaagaagaagaagaagaagaagctgcGGGTgatgataataacaataacaacaacgagtttgatgatgatggtgatctCATTATTTGCAgg TTGTCTGACAAGAGAAGGGTGACTCTCCAAGACTTCAGAGGGAAAACTTTAATTTCCATAAGGGAGTACTATAAAAAGGACGGCAAGGAACTTCCTTCATCTAAAG GAATAAGTTTGACAGAAGAACAATGGTCTACCTTGAGGAAGAACATACCAAACATTGAGAAAGCTGTTAGGAAGATGGAGTCACATACCATGTGA
- the LOC105788204 gene encoding uncharacterized protein LOC105788204 — protein sequence MGNCSLKGVTAECRNSIRVLTDGGEIIDVKGPKLARDIANDFPGYVICKRDQTQASMFPLNEGEWLVNGGFYYLLPLDKVGAPKMSMAAADFVENLSSGSAMEVLPWKKNGVWKVKLVINSSQLEDILSEQVNTEALIEKMRMAAATATPKRSKGSRLAVGCKPAYSKAS from the coding sequence atggGGAATTGTTCTCTCAAAGGGGTCACTGCTGAGTGTAGAAACTCCATCAGGGTTTTAACAGATGGTGGTGAAATCATTGATGTTAAAGGCCCTAAACTTGCCCGAGATATTGCAAACGATTTTCCGGGGTACGTTATTTGTAAAAGAGATCAAACTCAAGCTTCAATGTTTCCATTGAATGAAGGTGAGTGGTTGGTTAATGGGGGATTTTATTATCTTCTTCCATTAGACAAAGTTGGGGCACCAAAGATGTCGATGGCAGCAGCTGATTTTGTTGAGAATTTGTCGAGTGGGTCCGCTATGGAGGTGTTGCCATGGAAGAAGAATGGGGTTTGGAAAGTGAAACTGGTGATTAATAGTAGCCAGCTGGAGGATATTTTGTCGGAGCAAGTTAACACTGAGGCTTTGATTGAGAAGATGAGAATGGCGGCTGCTACTGCTACGCCGAAACGGAGCAAGGGTTCTAGGCTGGCTGTGGGGTGCAAGCCAGCCTATAGCAAAGCATCGTAA